The genomic window CATGCCGCGACGATCCGGAAACCACTTGATCAAGGTCGACACCGGGGAGATATAGCCGAGGCCGAGACCGACGCCGCCGATCACGCCGCAACCAAGCCACATGATCCAGAGCTGGTGGACGTAGACGCCGAAGGCACCGATCAGAAGACCGCCGCCCCAACAGCAGGCGGCGACGACACCCGCCTTGCGCGGACCGGCGCGCTCGAGCCAGCCGCCCCAGATCGCGGCGGAGACGCCGAGCAAGACAAAGAACAGCGTGTACATCCACCCCAGGCTTGCGACCTTCCAGTCGCAGGTGGTGGTGAAGAGCTCTTGCCACAGCGACATATCCGGACAGGCTTTCGGCGCGGTCAACCCGATCGCGCGCGACAGCGGCAGCCAGAACACCGAGAAGCCATAGGCCATGCCGATGCACAAATGGATGCACAGCGCTGCCGGCGGCACCAGCCAGCGATTGAAGCCGGCGGTCGCGATCGTGCGTTCACGATCGAGAAGGCCGGAAGCACCTACCGGTGCAAGAACGGTATCGGCAGTCGTCATAAGCATTACCTCCCAAGCGCGGCCTTGCCGGCACATCGGTTTGAGACCGGTCGTGCGTGCTCGCAGCCGCGCATGACAGGTCGGACTTCATGCCGAAGCGGAATGGTCTGGTGCGCATCGCCTCATGCGCGCCGAGCAAACGGCTGATCGCGGGTGACGTCCCTTCGCCTCGCGAGCAGCGTTGCAGTGACGGCAATCGCGCCCTCATCCCCCTCAACACCCTGTCTTGAGATGAGCAACGCGCGTGCCAGAAATAGCATCGTGACAATTCAACGACTTCCCGCAGCGCAATGTGCTGCGTCGGACAGAATGTCCCGAGATCCTCGGACAAAATGTCCAATCAGCTCGCTTCCGGCAGCCACACCGTGAATGTACTCCCGGAACCGACGCGGCTTTCGGCCGTGATCTGTCCGCCCTGGCGCTTGATCAGCGTCTGGCTGATCGAGAGGCCGAGCCCGGTGCCTTGCCGCCGTTTCGTGGTGTAGAAGGGGTCGAATATCTTTTCGATCACCTCAGCGCTCATGCCGATGCCGGTGTCGGCGACCTCGATGGCGACGCCTTGATGGCCGTCGCGCTCCGCATCGAAGGAGCGGAGCGTCAGGGTTCCGCCTTCGGGCATGGCGTGGATCGCGTTGACGATGAGATTGACCAGGACCTGCTGCAGCTCGTTGCGGTTCATCAGCACGAGCCGGTTGGCGCGGTCGTCCCTGACCACGGCGATCTCGGTCTTGTTCAGAAGATGCTGCACCAGCGGCAGACAGTCGGAGATGACGCTCGCCGGCGCATGGCGCTCGACATAGCCGGCATATTCCTCCGGCCTTGCAAACTGCAACAGCTTGGTCACGATCTGGCTAATGCGGTGAATCTGCTCGTCGAGCAGACGAAACTCGACCTTCGCCTTGTCGGCATCGGCCCCGAACACGCTGCGGATTACGTCGAGATTGCCCTGCATCACCGCGATCGGATTGTTGATCTCGTGCGCAACGCCGGCGGTGATCTCGCCGATCGCAGCCAGCTTCTCCGACATGATGAGCTGCTTGGTGGTCGCCTCGAGCTTGAGATTGGCGTGCTCGAGGTCGCGCGTGCGCTCCCGCACGCGGACGTTCAGCTCCTCATTCCATTCCCGGAGCTGTCGGTCGCGTTCCTGGATCTGGTCGAGCAGGCTGTCGAGATGAACCGCGACGCGGCCGATCTCGTCACCCAACACCGGCATCTTGGTGCGGGCGGAGAGGTTCCCGCGCTCCACCTCGGTGATCGTCGCCGTGACGCGCTCCAGCGGCATGAAGATGGAGCTCGCCCAGTGCAGGAAGATTGGTACGGTCGCTGCGGTGATCGCGATGAACGCTGCGATGATGATCATCAATGTCTGGTATTTGGCTTCACTGAACGGCTTCTCCAGAAAGCCGACATAGAGCATGCCGACCCGCTTGCCGTAACTGTCGACCAGCGGCTCGTAGGCGGAGATGTACCAGTCATTGACCACGAAAGCGCTGTCGAGCCAGGTCCGCCCCTCGCCCAGCACGGCCGAGCGCACCGCCGCCGACACGCGCGTGCCGAGCGCGCGCCGTCCCTCGAACAGACGGACGTTGGTCGATATCCGCACGTCGTCCAGGAACAGCGTCGCAGTGCCCTGGCTGCCCTCCGGCAGGCTCGCCGCGCGATAGACGAGATCGTTGATCGTGTCGATGAATTCGAGATTCTGGTTGAGCAGCGTGCCGCCGACCAGCGCAGCGGCGCCACCGTCAGGTAGCATCGCCCGGCTCGCCGCATGCACGACCATGCCGCGCGTCTCGGTGCTGCGGTCGGTCGGCACCGCGTTCGGGGTCGGCACGAGGTCCAATCGCGCGCGCTCAGCCAGGGCCGGCGAAATTGCGGCGAGCTCGTCATTGCCGAAAATGTCGACGCCCGTCGCAGGGACCTGGCCCGACAGCGCCGACATGATGATCGGCCAGTCGCTTCTCGGTCGATGCTGCAGCGGCGGCGATGAGGCCAGGACGTCGCCGCGATCGTTGGTCAGATACAGGAAATCGAGACCAATTTCCTTGCGGGTCTCGTCGAGCAGATCCTGCAGGGAGCCGCGCGCATCCGGCGCCAGCACCTCATGGAAACGGGCCGACAGGCTGAGCGCCCGGAGCTGGACGCCGGTCTTTTCCAGGATGCGGGCGAGATATTGGTGGGCGATGGTGAGATCGCCGTTGACCTTGGAGATCAGGGTCGCGTCGAACTTCGCGTTCCAGCGATAGATCGCAACGCCGAGCAGGAGCGGCAGGATGACCAGCATCGGCAGCAGCGCGATGGCGAGCAGCCGGAAGCGGACGGAGCGTCCCCGCACGGGCTCGCCGCTGCGGCCGGCAGCATCAGACATCCCACAACGCGCATTTGCGGTCGATGGTCTTGCGCGAGATACCGAGGCGACGCGCCGCCTCCTCGCGATTGCCATTGACCTCCTTCAGCACGCCGAGAATGTGACGGCGC from Bradyrhizobium zhanjiangense includes these protein-coding regions:
- a CDS encoding sensor histidine kinase; the protein is MSDAAGRSGEPVRGRSVRFRLLAIALLPMLVILPLLLGVAIYRWNAKFDATLISKVNGDLTIAHQYLARILEKTGVQLRALSLSARFHEVLAPDARGSLQDLLDETRKEIGLDFLYLTNDRGDVLASSPPLQHRPRSDWPIIMSALSGQVPATGVDIFGNDELAAISPALAERARLDLVPTPNAVPTDRSTETRGMVVHAASRAMLPDGGAAALVGGTLLNQNLEFIDTINDLVYRAASLPEGSQGTATLFLDDVRISTNVRLFEGRRALGTRVSAAVRSAVLGEGRTWLDSAFVVNDWYISAYEPLVDSYGKRVGMLYVGFLEKPFSEAKYQTLMIIIAAFIAITAATVPIFLHWASSIFMPLERVTATITEVERGNLSARTKMPVLGDEIGRVAVHLDSLLDQIQERDRQLREWNEELNVRVRERTRDLEHANLKLEATTKQLIMSEKLAAIGEITAGVAHEINNPIAVMQGNLDVIRSVFGADADKAKVEFRLLDEQIHRISQIVTKLLQFARPEEYAGYVERHAPASVISDCLPLVQHLLNKTEIAVVRDDRANRLVLMNRNELQQVLVNLIVNAIHAMPEGGTLTLRSFDAERDGHQGVAIEVADTGIGMSAEVIEKIFDPFYTTKRRQGTGLGLSISQTLIKRQGGQITAESRVGSGSTFTVWLPEAS